A stretch of the Planktothricoides raciborskii GIHE-MW2 genome encodes the following:
- a CDS encoding flavin reductase family protein yields MLDEQAKKTILRKIPHGLYICGVCDGENVNGFTASWVMQASFQPPLVVNCVKSDSISHAMIKASGVFSLSVLEAGQKDVAQKFFKPQRLVGNKFEDVESYIGETGCPIISDSLGYVECKVVGSVEHGDHTVYVGEVIAAGVHREGEPLLLESTGWNYGG; encoded by the coding sequence TTGCTAGACGAACAAGCCAAAAAAACAATTCTGCGGAAAATCCCCCACGGGCTTTACATCTGTGGAGTCTGTGACGGGGAAAATGTCAACGGGTTTACCGCCAGTTGGGTGATGCAGGCTTCCTTTCAGCCCCCTCTGGTCGTCAACTGCGTCAAAAGTGACTCGATTTCTCACGCCATGATCAAAGCCAGTGGGGTTTTTTCCCTCAGCGTCCTCGAAGCTGGTCAAAAAGATGTGGCGCAAAAATTCTTTAAGCCTCAGCGTCTGGTGGGCAATAAGTTTGAAGACGTGGAATCCTACATAGGAGAAACTGGCTGTCCTATTATCTCCGACTCTTTGGGCTATGTAGAGTGCAAAGTCGTGGGTTCCGTGGAACATGGCGATCATACCGTTTATGTCGGAGAAGTGATTGCTGCCGGAGTTCACCGAGAGGGTGAGCCCCTCTTGCTGGAAAGTACCGGATGGAATTACGGTGGATAA
- a CDS encoding helicase HerA domain-containing protein, with protein MLSLTPISSGVRYWRGSAVSKGQPQEIDEYRSHEINVYRLKAIPDFASGRFKLMEHLDPSARVGFVVSWQKNLLKSLAYFSYLQSADIQQQDISCGYSLRIIYQPSREISGTSTEIYLLARVASNDPSLTARVQRQQAEYFNSSLRSPLYQFEYIESDRDLPWLKNQDAVSCYEIIKSEEVFQWLEADKKYFYSPGNFSVNKGNNMMALFEQIQGYRHQVCIDLTLVPTQLEAYEKKVVSRYLEALSEAGRGIREEEVDPDSNTQKAKTVYEEIKKKYYSGIIFLSSFRVFSPSRETCQNVASQLAASCTANTVSPRIIEVNDTRYAVQTALQVNINDEIAVSGIWNVRGNRPDGFPGGPETMKRFHRIVDLDEASAFFRLPVPINQPCPGVRYDSGSAFVAEKSKGQTINIGHYYRNVKTNEICDFDIEQLKTHLLVVGGSGSGKTTTTFNLLTQLWGKHGIPFMVFDPKVTPEYRYLKRLPEFEKDLLIFTPGQEFITPLRMNPFDVIPGIPVQEHISRIFDCFMGALPLENPLPAFIQEAIDYLYEKKRWQLAYSQGGDLDKNGQSLEVPTMPEFYDKVLDLAQKNYGSDKEVGDRIKGALKARLYRLVANSGIGLMFQASRPLPLADLMSKPVIFELGGLNKQEQSLFSLFILVFVFEYVRAVRVGQFQPQREGERATDLDLRHVLLVEEAHNLLGQMSASGSGEEGNSKNEVIDKFAQIMREMRAGGEGVIVVDQSPAALAQSIVDATNLKLMHRLPSPGDREYLGSAMCLTEGEAQLSGIFSPGECFYYVPGWDAAKRVATDNFKAKPGVQEKLARPFKDEEVIQAMDDFMQQDRASLISGLKAIVNQLSANISGLKEILNSSQVEAVKEGYKAQIKQKQKLRDSFEKQLDILSQTQRKQ; from the coding sequence ATGCTCAGTTTAACCCCTATATCTTCTGGAGTTCGCTATTGGCGTGGGTCGGCAGTCAGCAAAGGACAGCCGCAAGAAATTGATGAATATCGCAGCCATGAAATTAATGTTTATCGGCTAAAGGCGATTCCTGATTTTGCTTCCGGTCGCTTTAAACTGATGGAACATTTAGACCCATCGGCACGAGTAGGCTTTGTGGTGAGTTGGCAAAAAAACTTGCTCAAAAGTTTGGCCTATTTTAGTTATTTGCAATCTGCTGATATTCAGCAACAGGATATTTCCTGCGGTTATAGTTTGAGAATTATTTATCAACCGAGTCGGGAGATATCTGGAACGAGTACGGAGATTTATTTGTTGGCTAGAGTTGCCAGTAATGACCCCAGTCTCACCGCTAGGGTTCAACGTCAACAAGCGGAGTATTTCAATAGTAGTCTGCGATCGCCCCTATACCAATTTGAATACATTGAGAGCGATCGCGACCTGCCTTGGTTGAAAAACCAGGACGCGGTATCTTGTTATGAAATTATCAAATCTGAAGAAGTTTTTCAGTGGCTAGAAGCAGATAAAAAATATTTTTATTCTCCGGGTAATTTCTCAGTGAATAAGGGCAATAATATGATGGCTTTATTCGAGCAAATCCAAGGATATCGCCATCAAGTTTGCATTGACCTGACCCTAGTTCCTACGCAATTAGAAGCCTACGAGAAAAAGGTGGTTTCCCGATATCTAGAAGCGTTATCCGAGGCCGGACGAGGCATCCGCGAGGAAGAAGTTGACCCCGATAGCAATACTCAGAAAGCGAAGACCGTCTATGAGGAAATTAAAAAAAAATATTATTCGGGAATTATCTTTCTTTCTAGCTTTAGAGTTTTCTCTCCGAGTCGAGAAACCTGCCAAAATGTTGCCAGTCAATTAGCGGCTTCTTGTACCGCAAACACTGTCAGTCCCAGAATCATTGAAGTCAACGATACGAGATATGCGGTGCAAACAGCTTTACAAGTGAATATTAATGACGAAATCGCTGTTTCTGGGATTTGGAATGTGAGGGGAAATAGACCGGATGGTTTCCCCGGTGGGCCAGAAACCATGAAGCGATTTCATCGCATTGTAGACTTAGATGAAGCCTCGGCTTTTTTCCGGTTGCCAGTGCCCATTAATCAACCCTGTCCGGGGGTGCGCTACGATAGCGGTTCGGCATTTGTAGCCGAAAAATCTAAAGGGCAAACGATTAATATCGGTCATTACTATCGCAATGTCAAAACCAATGAAATTTGCGATTTTGATATTGAACAATTAAAAACTCATCTGTTAGTGGTGGGTGGTTCTGGCAGTGGGAAGACTACCACAACTTTTAATTTACTCACCCAGCTTTGGGGTAAACATGGGATTCCCTTTATGGTGTTCGATCCCAAGGTGACACCGGAGTATCGCTATTTAAAACGACTCCCAGAATTTGAGAAAGATTTGCTGATTTTTACTCCCGGTCAAGAGTTTATTACCCCTTTGCGGATGAACCCTTTTGATGTGATTCCCGGAATTCCGGTACAGGAGCATATTTCTCGGATATTTGACTGTTTTATGGGGGCATTGCCTCTAGAAAATCCTCTCCCGGCTTTTATTCAGGAAGCGATCGATTATCTGTATGAAAAAAAACGATGGCAGCTTGCTTACAGTCAGGGAGGAGATTTGGACAAAAATGGGCAATCTTTAGAAGTTCCTACGATGCCAGAATTCTATGACAAAGTTTTGGATTTAGCCCAAAAAAATTATGGCAGCGACAAGGAGGTGGGCGATCGCATTAAAGGAGCACTGAAAGCCAGACTTTATCGACTGGTTGCCAACAGTGGCATCGGGTTAATGTTTCAAGCAAGTCGCCCTCTGCCATTAGCGGATTTGATGAGTAAACCAGTAATTTTTGAACTCGGCGGACTGAACAAACAAGAACAATCGTTATTTTCCTTATTTATTTTAGTGTTTGTATTCGAGTATGTCCGCGCCGTCCGGGTGGGTCAGTTTCAGCCACAACGAGAAGGGGAACGAGCCACAGACCTCGATTTACGTCATGTTTTGCTAGTAGAAGAAGCCCACAATCTTTTGGGTCAAATGTCCGCTTCCGGTTCCGGTGAAGAGGGCAATTCCAAAAATGAAGTGATTGATAAGTTTGCTCAAATTATGCGAGAAATGCGGGCAGGGGGGGAAGGGGTCATTGTGGTTGACCAGTCTCCCGCAGCTTTGGCGCAGTCGATTGTGGATGCGACAAATTTAAAGTTAATGCACCGTTTGCCCTCGCCGGGCGATCGCGAATATCTCGGCAGTGCCATGTGTTTAACCGAAGGAGAAGCACAATTATCCGGCATTTTTTCTCCGGGAGAATGTTTTTACTATGTGCCTGGTTGGGATGCGGCAAAAAGAGTGGCCACCGATAACTTTAAGGCGAAACCGGGAGTGCAAGAAAAATTAGCACGGCCTTTTAAAGATGAAGAAGTGATTCAGGCAATGGATGACTTTATGCAGCAGGACAGAGCATCTTTAATTTCGGGCTTGAAAGCGATCGTTAACCAGCTATCGGCAAATATTTCTGGATTAAAGGAAATATTAAACAGTAGCCAGGTAGAAGCGGTCAAAGAAGGGTATAAAGCGCAGATTAAACAAAAACAAAAACTACGGGACAGCTTTGAAAAACAACTTGATATATTATCCCAAACCCAGAGGAAACAATAA
- a CDS encoding zf-TFIIB domain-containing protein, producing the protein MVYASITVDRCTECQGIWFDSLEAQELKEIKGAESIDVGDPQTGQKFNQTREINCPKCQTKMTKIRT; encoded by the coding sequence GTGGTCTATGCCAGCATTACTGTAGACCGTTGTACGGAATGTCAGGGAATTTGGTTTGATTCTCTCGAAGCCCAAGAACTCAAGGAAATCAAAGGGGCTGAAAGTATCGATGTAGGAGATCCGCAAACCGGCCAAAAATTTAATCAAACCAGAGAAATTAACTGTCCCAAATGTCAAACCAAGATGACCAAAATACGGACTTGA
- a CDS encoding NB-ARC domain-containing protein: MDIEEVLEFADHLIFAMTGKHLDSLQQAILRGAWDNHKYREIAEAHHRSEVYVKEVGFKLWQALSDILGEAVNKGNFRSALERRWRFSFVLQFGKAFAQRNEVANDWESLEISQPSDRDLLHELETQLNISSLSLLPSPENIPCQDLSEAPEIFACYGRQDELSLLENWIVKERSRLVELLGISGIGKTTLAVKLIEQIKDKFDYVIWRSLRSAPTLELLQQSIRQFCSNYPTYSLLGNPRISVTESHRKESISELLEFFRKFRCLVILDDVEMLFDRGKFAGYYRTGYEDYGCLFKQVAELSHSSCLLLISSEPPKEIADVESTNQYCHSLQLNGLSIAPARELLSQQGLIPDRHWDKLIHQYQGNPLWLKIVATMITDLFGGNVEELFDYDPLFLPEDLQFRLQQQCDRLSELEQQVISALAAESESLSLAKLRDILPISPANLPDAMQSLIRRSLITKETAQKITRFTLQPVMRQYFNRKYNKIYQFIE, translated from the coding sequence ATGGATATCGAAGAAGTCTTGGAATTTGCTGACCATCTGATATTTGCAATGACGGGAAAACACCTGGATAGTTTGCAACAGGCTATTTTGCGCGGGGCTTGGGATAATCATAAATATCGGGAAATTGCCGAGGCACACCACCGTTCTGAAGTGTATGTGAAAGAAGTGGGGTTTAAGTTGTGGCAGGCACTCTCTGATATCTTGGGTGAAGCTGTTAATAAAGGCAATTTTCGCTCGGCATTAGAAAGACGATGGCGATTTTCTTTTGTCTTACAGTTTGGTAAAGCTTTTGCACAGAGAAATGAGGTGGCAAATGATTGGGAATCTTTAGAAATATCTCAGCCCAGCGATCGCGATTTATTGCATGAATTGGAAACTCAGTTAAATATCTCTTCCCTTTCTCTCCTGCCTTCCCCTGAGAATATCCCCTGTCAAGATTTAAGTGAAGCCCCGGAAATTTTTGCTTGCTACGGACGGCAAGATGAACTCAGTTTATTAGAAAATTGGATAGTAAAAGAGCGATCGCGCTTGGTAGAACTTTTGGGTATTAGTGGCATCGGCAAAACTACCCTGGCAGTGAAGTTAATCGAGCAAATTAAAGATAAATTTGATTATGTAATTTGGCGCAGTTTGCGTTCTGCCCCAACCCTAGAATTACTTCAGCAAAGTATCCGGCAATTTTGCTCAAATTATCCTACTTACTCTTTATTGGGAAACCCGCGAATCTCCGTAACAGAATCGCACCGGAAGGAATCGATATCGGAACTGCTAGAATTCTTCCGCAAGTTTCGCTGTTTGGTGATTCTCGATGATGTAGAAATGCTTTTCGATAGGGGAAAATTCGCGGGTTATTACCGAACTGGTTATGAGGATTATGGCTGCCTATTTAAACAAGTGGCTGAACTCTCTCACTCATCTTGCTTGTTGCTGATTAGTTCAGAACCACCTAAAGAAATTGCTGACGTAGAATCCACGAATCAATATTGTCATTCATTACAATTAAATGGGTTAAGTATTGCACCCGCTAGAGAACTTTTAAGCCAACAAGGTTTAATCCCCGATCGCCACTGGGACAAATTGATTCATCAGTACCAAGGAAACCCCCTTTGGTTAAAAATAGTTGCTACCATGATTACCGATTTGTTTGGCGGCAACGTGGAGGAATTATTTGATTATGACCCGTTATTTTTACCGGAAGATTTGCAATTTAGGTTACAACAGCAGTGCGATCGCTTATCGGAATTAGAACAACAGGTTATTTCTGCTTTAGCCGCAGAGTCGGAATCGCTTTCTTTGGCTAAATTGCGAGACATACTCCCCATTTCCCCTGCTAATCTTCCTGATGCCATGCAATCCTTAATCCGTCGTTCCTTGATTACCAAAGAAACAGCCCAAAAAATTACTCGATTTACCCTTCAACCCGTAATGCGGCAGTATTTTAATCGGAAATATAACAAAATTTATCAATTTATTGAGTAA
- a CDS encoding zf-TFIIB domain-containing protein yields MSNQDDQNTDLKQSHIFYEKCPVCYGMWFDAGEFKDYKEETVFETIKNFFS; encoded by the coding sequence ATGTCAAACCAAGATGACCAAAATACGGACTTGAAACAATCCCATATTTTTTATGAAAAATGTCCCGTTTGCTATGGGATGTGGTTTGATGCGGGAGAATTCAAAGATTACAAAGAAGAAACGGTATTTGAAACCATTAAAAATTTCTTTAGCTAA